The following are encoded together in the Phaseolus vulgaris cultivar G19833 chromosome 9, P. vulgaris v2.0, whole genome shotgun sequence genome:
- the LOC137820482 gene encoding protein PEROXIN-4, with translation MQASKARLFKEYHEVQREKTVDPDIQLVCDESNIFKWTAFIKGPSETPYEGGVFQLAFSVPEQYPLQPPQVRFLTKIFHPNVHFKTGEICLDILKNAWSPAWTLQSVCRAIIALMAHPEPDSPLNCDSGNLLRSGDVRGYQSMARMYTRLAAMPKKG, from the exons ATGCAG GCATCAAAGGCAAGGCTGTTCAAGGAGTACCATGAGGTGCAGCGAGAAAAGACTGTTGATCCTGATATTCAACTAGTCTGTGATGAATCTAACATTTTTAAATGGACGGCTTTTATCAAG GGTCCCTCTGAGACTCCTTACGAGGGGGGTGTGTTCCAGCTTGCTTTTTCTGTTCCGGAGCAGTATCCTTTACAGCCTCCTCAAGTCCGGTTTTTGACAAAAATATTTCATCCAAATGTTCACTTTAAG ACTGGGGAGATTTGTCTAGATATCTTGAAAAATGCTTGGAGCCCAGCTTGGACACTTCAATCTGTCTGTAGGGCTATAATTGCTTTGATGGCCCATCCCGAACCTGACAGCCCACTGAATTGTGATTCAG GCAATCTTCTGCGTTCAGGCGATGTTAGAGGCTACCAATCCATGGCAAGAATGTACACAAGACTTGCAGCAATGCCAAAGAAAGGCTGA
- the LOC137820481 gene encoding uncharacterized protein, which translates to MAQKEAFEKAHTKLRSKFHRLLMNYRQDENAQIKVKHMKPVMCPYNENPPPTKEEIEIMESCPKADIENLEELLEEENLSLYIPSLEDGETYPKFRPVVNYEDDDDEEVNPAYKEWTDEEGTTYTTYVENAQEGEYWLTKARVSVLILKLKLKESETQRKRPAVVFLHGINKDKESLRPLLKAYASRGYVAISVDTSHHGERAVTTDSFKDALIFSWRLATTLPLYETVWDLKVLADYLTKREDIDPSRIGITGISLGGMYAWLGAFYDTRYAVVVPIIGVQVFRWVVDNNKWNEENHAMKFLFEVARHNLGKDVINKEVVEKAMNRIAPGLLYHFDSPKTIPAIAPRPLLIINGAEDPCCPIASLEVPRKKATEAYEAFQCLDHFKVIVEPGVGNQLTRFQVKESADWFDKFLKP; encoded by the exons ATGGCGCAAAAAGAAGCCTTTGAAAAAGCTCACACCAAGCTTCGATCCAAATTCCATCGACTCCTTATGAATTATCGACAAGATGAAAACG CTCAGATCAAGGTCAAGCATATGAAGCCAGTGATGTGTCCTTATAACGAAAACCCTCCTCCAACGAAGGAAGAG ATAGAGATAATGGAATCGTGTCCGAAGGCCGACATAGAGAACCTTGAAGAGTTGCTTGAGGAGGAGAACCTCAGCTTGTACATACCGTCG CTGGAGGATGGTGAAACATATCCCAAATTTAGACCTGTCGTCAATTACGAAGACGACGATGACGAG GAAGTTAACCCGGCATACAAAGAATGGACAGATGAAGAAGGTACGACATACACTACATATGTCGAAAATGCCCAAGAG GGAGAGTACTGGTTAACGAAAGCACGGGTGTCGGTGTTGATTTTGAAGTTGAAGTTGAAAGAAAGCGAGACGCAAAGAAAAAGGCCtgcggttgtttttcttcacgGTATCAACAAAGACAAAGAGTCCTTGCGTCCATTGCTTAAG gCCTATGCTTCTCGGGGATATGTAGCAATTTCAGTGGATACTTCTCACCATGGAGAACGTGCCGTCACCACAGACTCCTTTAAAGAT GCACTTATTTTTTCCTGGCGCTTGGCTACAACGTTGCCATTATATGAAACG GTTTGGGATTTGAAGGTATTAGCAGATTATCTAACAAAAAGAGAGGATATAGACCCTTCTAGAATAGGAATCACAGGAATATCACTTGGAG GAATGTATGCATGGCTTGGTGCATTTTATGATACTCGCTACGCTGTGGTTGTTCCTATTATTGGTGTCCAG GTATTTCGATGGGTTGTAGACAACAATAAATGGAATGAAGAAAATCATGCTATGAAGTTTTTGTTTGAAG TGGCTCGTCACAATTTGGGTAAAGATGTTATTAACAAAGAAGTAGTGGAGAAG GCAATGAACCGAATTGCTCCGGGTTTACTTTACCATTTTGATTCACCCAAAACAATTCCAGCTATAGCACCACGCCCATTGCTTATTATTAATG GTGCGGAAGATCCTTGTTGTCCCATTGCAAGCTTGGAAGTTCCAAGGAAAAAGGCTACCGAGGCATACGAAGCGTTTCAGTGTTTAGATCATTTTAAG GTTATTGTAGAACCTGGAGTTGGAAACCAATTAACAAGATTTCAAGTGAAGGAATCAGCTGATTGGTTTGATAAGTTTTTAAAGCCTTAG